In Flammeovirgaceae bacterium 311, one DNA window encodes the following:
- a CDS encoding putative PLP-dependent enzyme possibly involved in cell wall biogenesis (COG0399 Predicted pyridoxal phosphate-dependent enzyme apparently involved in regulation of cell wall biogenesis) yields MNIPFVDLKSQYISIREEIDTAIRSVVEETAFVGGKYVDDFEYQFAALYGVKHCVPVANGTDAIYIVMKMLGIGPGDEVITTASSWISTSETITQTGAKPVFVDIEPLFYTIDPDRIEEAITPRTRAIIPVHLYGQAAEMDKIMAIAKKNGLAVIEDCAQAHFSEYKGKRTGTIGNAGTFSFYPGKNLGAYGDAGCIITNDDELARKCRLFANHGALKKHQHEIEGINSRLDGLQAAILSAKLPYIHKWTEQRIRNAALYSQLLEGSGLELPLVRAASKHTFHLYVVRSGQRDLLQKTLNEQGIATAIHYPTILPLLPAYNYLNHKPADFPVAYEYQQQILSLPMYPELTEEQIKYVAEVIR; encoded by the coding sequence ATGAACATTCCTTTTGTAGATCTCAAAAGCCAGTATATTTCCATCAGGGAAGAGATTGATACTGCCATCAGAAGTGTAGTAGAAGAAACCGCTTTTGTGGGGGGTAAATATGTTGATGATTTCGAGTATCAGTTTGCAGCGTTATATGGTGTAAAGCATTGTGTGCCCGTGGCCAATGGTACTGATGCTATATATATAGTAATGAAAATGCTGGGCATTGGCCCTGGTGATGAGGTGATCACTACGGCAAGCAGCTGGATATCAACCTCTGAAACCATTACCCAGACTGGTGCCAAACCTGTATTTGTAGATATTGAGCCCCTATTCTATACCATTGATCCCGACAGAATCGAAGAAGCGATCACCCCTAGAACTAGAGCTATTATTCCGGTGCACCTCTATGGGCAGGCTGCCGAGATGGATAAAATAATGGCAATTGCCAAAAAGAATGGTCTGGCGGTAATAGAAGACTGTGCACAGGCCCACTTCAGTGAATACAAAGGGAAAAGAACAGGGACTATAGGGAATGCAGGCACCTTTAGTTTTTATCCGGGTAAAAACCTGGGGGCTTATGGTGATGCAGGTTGTATCATCACCAATGATGATGAACTGGCCAGAAAGTGCAGGTTGTTTGCCAATCATGGTGCCCTGAAGAAGCATCAGCACGAAATTGAAGGAATCAACAGCAGGCTGGATGGCCTGCAGGCAGCCATTTTATCTGCAAAACTCCCCTATATTCATAAATGGACAGAACAGCGGATCAGGAATGCAGCCCTATACAGCCAGCTTTTAGAAGGTTCCGGCTTAGAACTGCCCCTGGTGCGTGCTGCCTCAAAGCATACGTTCCATTTGTATGTAGTACGTTCCGGGCAGAGAGATTTATTGCAAAAGACACTCAATGAGCAGGGTATTGCTACAGCTATACATTACCCAACCATACTGCCTTTACTGCCAGCCTATAACTATCTGAACCATAAGCCGGCCGACTTTCCTGTGGCCTATGAATATCAGCAGCAAATTCTTTCCCTGCCCATGTACCCCGAGCTAACAGAAGAGCAGATAAAGTATGTGGCAGAGGTGATCAGGTGA
- a CDS encoding degt/dnrj/eryc1/strs aminotransferase (COG0399 Predicted pyridoxal phosphate-dependent enzyme apparently involved in regulation of cell wall biogenesis), whose product MYVLIIVLKKDNRIAVVYLWLNFMLMRKIQMVDLQGQYQHIKPEIDQAVIQAIEESAYINGPAVRHFAQELAEYAGVKYVVPCANGTDALQIAMMALGLQAGDEVIVPAFTYVATAEVIALLGLKPVFVEVNPDTFNIAVNQLESKLSAKTKAIVPVHLYGQCAGMEELIEFAQRHKLYIIEDTAQAIGATYTFTNGQTRQAGTMGNIGATSFFPSKNLGCFGDGGAMFTNDEKLAQKLQMIANHGQKVKYYHEVVGVNSRLDTLQAAVLRIKLRRLNGYIENRQKAAAYYDQVLSGIEQLVLPKYNSSSTHVYHQYTTKVKGGKRDALKEYLDGHDIPSMIYYPVPLHLQKAYQEWGYQKGDFPVSENLCEEVLSLPMHTELSEDQLNYITDTVKSFFA is encoded by the coding sequence TTGTATGTATTAATAATTGTATTAAAAAAAGATAACCGAATTGCTGTTGTATATTTGTGGCTTAATTTCATGTTGATGAGAAAAATACAAATGGTTGACCTGCAGGGTCAGTATCAGCACATCAAGCCTGAAATAGATCAGGCTGTTATTCAGGCCATTGAAGAAAGTGCTTATATAAACGGACCAGCTGTCAGGCATTTTGCACAGGAGCTGGCCGAATATGCAGGGGTTAAATATGTTGTGCCTTGTGCTAACGGAACAGATGCCCTTCAAATTGCAATGATGGCTTTGGGACTACAGGCAGGCGATGAGGTGATAGTGCCTGCTTTCACGTATGTTGCAACAGCAGAAGTGATTGCTCTGCTGGGGCTGAAGCCTGTTTTTGTAGAGGTAAATCCAGATACATTTAACATAGCAGTAAACCAGCTGGAGAGTAAATTATCAGCTAAAACCAAAGCCATTGTGCCTGTACACCTGTACGGACAGTGTGCGGGTATGGAAGAACTCATTGAATTTGCTCAAAGGCATAAGCTTTATATCATAGAAGATACTGCTCAGGCTATAGGGGCAACTTACACCTTTACAAACGGCCAAACCAGGCAGGCAGGTACTATGGGTAACATAGGAGCCACCTCTTTTTTCCCGAGCAAAAATTTAGGTTGTTTTGGTGATGGGGGAGCTATGTTTACAAACGACGAAAAGCTTGCTCAAAAACTGCAGATGATTGCTAACCATGGACAAAAGGTTAAATATTATCATGAAGTGGTAGGTGTAAACTCCAGGTTAGATACTTTGCAGGCCGCAGTACTACGTATAAAACTTCGCAGGCTGAACGGATATATTGAGAACAGACAAAAGGCAGCAGCCTATTATGATCAGGTCCTTTCCGGAATTGAACAACTAGTATTACCTAAGTATAACTCCTCATCCACCCATGTATACCACCAGTATACCACTAAAGTTAAAGGTGGAAAAAGAGATGCACTTAAGGAATATCTGGATGGTCATGATATTCCGTCCATGATCTATTACCCTGTTCCTTTGCATTTGCAAAAGGCCTACCAGGAGTGGGGCTATCAGAAGGGAGATTTTCCTGTATCGGAAAATCTGTGCGAGGAGGTTCTTTCTCTACCCATGCATACCGAGCTTTCAGAAGATCAGCTTAACTATATTACTGATACTGTTAAATCATTCTTTGCCTGA
- a CDS encoding transferase hexapeptide repeat containing protein (COG0110 Acetyltransferase (isoleucine patch superfamily)): protein MQQAENKFYSHETAIIDEGCEIGEGTKIWHFSHIMPDCKIGNNCNIGQNVVISPDVVLGNNVKVQNNVSLYTGVICEDDVFLGPSMVFTNITNPRSAINRRGQYARTIVKKGASVGANATIVCGHDIGEYAFIGAGAVVTKTVPAYALVVGNPARQTGWMSEWGHKLEFDAEGLATCPESGERYQLKNKEVTKL, encoded by the coding sequence ATGCAGCAAGCAGAAAATAAATTCTATAGCCATGAAACAGCCATCATTGACGAGGGCTGCGAAATAGGAGAAGGCACCAAAATATGGCACTTCTCTCACATAATGCCTGATTGTAAGATAGGCAACAACTGTAACATTGGTCAGAACGTGGTAATCTCACCAGATGTAGTGCTGGGCAATAATGTAAAAGTGCAGAATAATGTATCTCTTTATACGGGAGTAATTTGTGAAGACGATGTGTTTTTAGGGCCTTCTATGGTGTTTACAAATATAACTAATCCAAGGAGTGCCATTAATCGCCGTGGGCAGTATGCCAGAACCATTGTAAAAAAAGGTGCATCAGTAGGAGCCAATGCTACGATTGTTTGTGGGCATGATATTGGAGAATACGCCTTTATTGGTGCCGGAGCGGTGGTAACTAAAACTGTTCCTGCCTATGCACTTGTGGTAGGCAATCCTGCGCGGCAAACTGGCTGGATGAGTGAATGGGGCCACAAATTAGAGTTTGATGCCGAGGGACTGGCTACCTGCCCGGAGAGTGGCGAACGCTATCAGCTTAAAAACAAAGAAGTAACAAAGTTATAA
- a CDS encoding lipopolysaccharide biosynthesis protein WbpB (COG0673 Predicted dehydrogenases and related proteins), translating to MKNFALIGAAGYIAPRHLKAIKDTGNNLVAALDKFDSVGVMDSYFPNADFFVEFERFDRHVEKLKYDKGITLDYVSICTPNYLHDAHIRMALRRGADAICEKPLVLNPWNIDALAHIEQETGKKINNILQLRVHPTIIALRDKIKNGPKDKKYEVDLTYLTSRGHWYFTSWKGDVSKSGGIATNIGVHFYDMLSWIFGEVQQNIVHVHTHDRAAGYLEFENARVRWFLSINYDVLPEAVKAKGKSTYRSITIEGEELEFSEGFTDLHTISYEEILKGNGYGLEAARQSIEIVHNIRNQKPVGLKGEYHPLATEKLSDHPFNNLNKAEE from the coding sequence ATGAAAAATTTTGCTCTCATTGGTGCAGCGGGCTATATCGCACCCCGCCACCTGAAAGCCATCAAAGACACAGGCAACAATCTTGTTGCAGCACTTGATAAATTTGATAGTGTTGGTGTTATGGATAGTTATTTCCCTAATGCTGACTTTTTTGTTGAGTTTGAACGCTTTGACAGGCATGTTGAGAAGTTAAAGTATGATAAGGGAATTACCCTTGATTATGTTAGTATTTGTACTCCAAATTACCTACACGATGCGCACATTAGGATGGCACTTCGTCGGGGAGCTGATGCCATTTGTGAAAAGCCCCTGGTGCTCAATCCATGGAATATCGATGCACTGGCACATATTGAACAGGAAACGGGAAAGAAGATCAATAACATCCTGCAACTTCGGGTTCACCCAACTATCATTGCATTAAGAGATAAGATCAAGAACGGACCAAAAGATAAAAAGTACGAGGTTGATTTAACTTATTTAACCTCTCGCGGGCACTGGTACTTCACCTCCTGGAAGGGAGATGTATCAAAGTCTGGTGGAATTGCCACAAACATTGGTGTGCATTTTTATGATATGCTTAGCTGGATTTTCGGCGAAGTGCAGCAGAATATTGTGCATGTTCATACTCATGACCGTGCAGCAGGCTACCTTGAATTTGAAAATGCACGGGTGCGCTGGTTCTTAAGCATCAATTATGATGTGCTTCCGGAAGCAGTTAAAGCCAAAGGAAAAAGCACCTACCGTTCTATTACAATTGAAGGAGAGGAACTGGAGTTCAGCGAAGGCTTTACAGACCTACATACCATTAGCTACGAAGAGATCCTAAAGGGCAATGGATATGGCCTTGAGGCTGCGCGTCAATCCATTGAAATTGTACATAATATTCGTAATCAGAAGCCTGTAGGCTTGAAGGGTGAGTATCATCCATTAGCAACAGAAAAGCTTTCTGACCATCCCTTCAATAATTTGAACAAAGCAGAAGAATAA
- a CDS encoding WxcM-like protein, translating into MIKDNPTVYDCSIIQLPQIKNRAGNITPITSNVELPFNIKRVFYLYDIPGGESRGAHAHKECHQFLIAASGSYEVLLDDGRTQRLVQLNRPYYGLHIPPRIWASEINFSSGSICLVMTSHQYDESDYIRSYQEFQKLL; encoded by the coding sequence ATGATTAAAGATAATCCTACAGTTTATGATTGCAGCATTATTCAGCTGCCACAGATTAAAAACAGGGCTGGAAATATTACTCCAATCACCTCTAATGTAGAATTGCCCTTTAATATTAAAAGAGTATTTTATTTATATGATATACCTGGTGGAGAGTCTAGAGGGGCGCATGCCCATAAGGAATGCCACCAGTTTCTAATTGCAGCCAGCGGCAGTTATGAGGTATTGTTAGATGATGGTAGAACTCAGCGTTTAGTGCAATTAAACAGACCATACTATGGTTTACATATACCTCCGAGAATCTGGGCATCAGAGATAAATTTTTCATCAGGCTCAATATGTTTGGTCATGACCTCACATCAGTATGATGAAAGCGATTATATCAGGAGTTATCAGGAGTTTCAAAAGCTATTATAA
- a CDS encoding WxcM-like domain-containing protein, whose amino-acid sequence MRGTTVFDCTKLQLPRLYNPAGNITAVNNKQEIPFVVKRVYYLYDVPGGETRGGHGHKKLEQLIIAASGSFDIIMDDGQVKRTFHLSKPYMGLYMPAGLWRELENFSSGSICLVLASHPYDEEDYIRDYQKFIKYKS is encoded by the coding sequence ATGAGAGGGACAACTGTTTTTGATTGTACAAAATTACAGTTGCCGCGCCTTTATAATCCTGCCGGAAATATTACAGCTGTTAATAATAAACAAGAAATACCCTTCGTAGTAAAACGAGTTTATTATTTATATGATGTTCCCGGCGGAGAAACGAGAGGAGGACATGGGCACAAGAAACTTGAACAGTTAATTATAGCAGCGAGTGGAAGCTTTGATATTATTATGGATGATGGCCAAGTAAAGCGCACCTTCCATTTATCAAAGCCTTACATGGGATTGTACATGCCTGCGGGCTTGTGGAGAGAGCTGGAGAATTTCTCATCGGGATCTATATGCTTAGTGCTGGCATCTCACCCCTATGATGAAGAAGATTATATCAGAGATTACCAAAAATTTATAAAATATAAATCATAA
- a CDS encoding ATP-grasp fold domain protein (COG0458 Carbamoylphosphate synthase large subunit (split gene in MJ)) has translation MKKILIAGCGGAPSEGVVNSLLLCEKGEEVIGMGSEPTDLVLSAAKRKYITPYADASNYEEELLKILNHEKPDLVHFQNDLEIFEASKIRDKILATGANIFMPRHEVIDICVNKYKSYLRWVEAGVKVSRNILINNEEDLKQSFSSLADSKGKIWLRASSIGGGGKGALPTNDYEFAKRWIDRFNGWGDFVAAEMLMPETVTWLSIWYEGELIVAQTRIRKGWTHGNRTLSGVTGVTKVGQTFSDTRVDEIALDSIRAIDDKPHGIYGVDMAYDKEGIPNPTEINISRFFTTVLFFTEAGLNMPKIFKDIALYKEFPVLKKKINPLPNGLLWLRGMDTKPKLMTENELMQQLIKV, from the coding sequence GTGAAAAAGATTCTAATTGCCGGTTGTGGTGGTGCTCCCTCAGAGGGAGTTGTTAACTCTTTGCTTCTGTGTGAAAAAGGTGAAGAAGTGATAGGTATGGGAAGTGAACCAACCGATTTAGTTCTATCAGCAGCTAAGCGTAAATATATTACTCCATATGCAGATGCATCTAATTATGAGGAGGAGTTGTTGAAGATCCTAAATCATGAAAAACCTGATTTAGTACACTTTCAAAATGACCTGGAGATTTTTGAAGCTTCTAAAATCAGAGATAAGATATTAGCAACCGGTGCAAACATATTTATGCCGCGGCACGAAGTGATTGATATTTGTGTGAACAAGTATAAATCTTATTTGAGATGGGTAGAAGCTGGCGTTAAAGTCTCGAGGAATATTTTAATAAATAATGAAGAGGATTTGAAGCAATCATTTTCTTCATTGGCTGATAGTAAGGGGAAGATTTGGCTGCGTGCTTCTTCGATCGGGGGAGGTGGAAAAGGTGCGCTGCCAACAAATGATTACGAATTTGCCAAACGCTGGATTGACAGATTTAACGGATGGGGTGATTTTGTTGCCGCAGAAATGCTTATGCCTGAAACTGTAACATGGCTTTCAATTTGGTATGAAGGTGAGCTTATAGTGGCACAGACAAGAATTAGAAAAGGATGGACACATGGTAACAGAACATTGTCTGGTGTTACAGGAGTAACGAAAGTTGGCCAAACTTTTTCTGATACCAGAGTTGATGAAATTGCCTTGGATTCAATCAGGGCAATTGATGATAAGCCTCATGGCATTTATGGGGTAGATATGGCTTATGATAAGGAGGGAATTCCTAACCCAACTGAGATCAATATTTCACGCTTCTTCACCACAGTCTTGTTTTTTACAGAAGCTGGGTTGAATATGCCAAAAATCTTTAAAGATATTGCACTATATAAAGAATTCCCCGTTCTTAAAAAGAAAATAAACCCTTTGCCAAATGGACTTTTATGGTTACGGGGTATGGATACAAAGCCTAAACTGATGACTGAAAATGAACTGATGCAACAATTGATTAAAGTATGA
- a CDS encoding NAD-dependent epimerase/dehydratase (COG0451 Nucleoside-diphosphate-sugar epimerases): protein MILVTGASGFIGRHLMNKLVSLYGKEHVVALTSSPIDDCVNLLHNGYDFDDDFFVRNGLANIHSVIHAGAFTPKSGAEANDIQRSNSNILNTTRLITSELPNVKTLIFLSTLDVYGDASPITEDSLVEPASLYGHAKLYCEALVSAWASKKDVKHQILRIGHVYGPGEEKYQKIIPVTMRRLLAGEPLRIYGEGNEIRSFIYISDVMNAILASLELEKYEGPINVVGEEQITIKDLISRLIGISKVDSILEHVPALTKSRDLIFDNQKMKQLLISPKVALDEGLEREWEYMEKNYEAIL from the coding sequence ATGATTCTTGTAACAGGAGCAAGCGGTTTTATTGGAAGGCATTTAATGAACAAGTTAGTTAGCCTCTATGGTAAAGAGCATGTTGTTGCATTAACTTCTAGCCCTATTGATGATTGTGTTAATTTATTGCACAACGGTTATGATTTTGATGATGACTTCTTTGTCAGGAACGGATTGGCTAATATTCATTCAGTTATTCATGCAGGTGCATTTACTCCAAAATCTGGTGCAGAAGCAAACGATATACAAAGGAGCAATTCCAACATACTTAATACCACCCGCTTAATTACCTCAGAATTACCCAATGTTAAAACCCTGATTTTCTTAAGCACGCTAGATGTTTATGGAGATGCCTCCCCAATAACAGAAGATTCTTTGGTTGAACCTGCTTCTTTATATGGTCATGCTAAACTCTATTGCGAGGCTTTAGTTTCGGCATGGGCATCTAAAAAAGATGTTAAGCATCAGATACTTCGGATCGGACATGTGTACGGACCAGGTGAAGAGAAATATCAAAAGATTATTCCGGTAACAATGAGACGCTTACTCGCCGGCGAACCTTTACGGATTTATGGAGAGGGCAATGAAATCAGATCTTTCATTTATATCTCTGATGTGATGAATGCCATACTTGCCTCTTTAGAACTAGAAAAGTATGAAGGCCCCATTAATGTTGTAGGAGAAGAGCAGATTACCATCAAAGACTTAATAAGCAGGTTGATAGGTATTTCCAAGGTAGATTCTATACTGGAACATGTACCAGCTTTAACAAAATCAAGAGACTTGATTTTTGATAATCAGAAAATGAAGCAGCTGCTGATATCACCTAAAGTGGCACTAGATGAAGGATTGGAAAGGGAGTGGGAGTATATGGAAAAAAATTATGAAGCTATTCTTTGA
- a CDS encoding haloacid dehalogenase domain-containing protein hydrolase (COG0546 Predicted phosphatases), which translates to MSFDEYWQLKRNKVNHETILKQQFNYQSGEIDVFNVRWMELIEENNWLKLDMPFEGVKEHLASLKDRGHHLYLVTARQFKDRAINQISNFGWFDLFDDYLVTEQKYDKADLIRPFLQPKEISWMVGDTGKDIQTGKLLNMKTVAVLTGFLSRQSLINYAPDQIVSSLVEFDPER; encoded by the coding sequence ATGAGCTTTGATGAATACTGGCAGCTTAAAAGAAATAAGGTAAATCATGAAACCATTCTTAAGCAGCAGTTTAACTACCAAAGTGGAGAAATAGATGTATTCAATGTCAGGTGGATGGAGCTTATTGAAGAAAATAATTGGCTGAAACTAGACATGCCTTTTGAGGGAGTAAAAGAACACCTGGCTTCGCTAAAGGATAGGGGGCATCATCTATATTTAGTTACTGCTCGTCAGTTTAAAGACAGGGCTATTAATCAGATTAGTAATTTCGGCTGGTTTGATTTATTTGATGATTATCTGGTAACTGAACAAAAATATGATAAGGCAGATCTTATCAGACCATTCTTACAGCCAAAAGAAATCAGCTGGATGGTAGGAGATACCGGCAAAGATATTCAAACCGGCAAGTTGCTCAATATGAAAACCGTTGCAGTACTGACTGGATTTTTATCCAGACAATCGCTTATAAACTATGCGCCTGATCAGATAGTATCGAGTCTTGTTGAATTTGATCCTGAAAGATAA
- a CDS encoding 4-keto.6-deoxy-N-acetyl-D-hexosaminyl-(Lipid carrier) aminotransferase (COG0399 Predicted pyridoxal phosphate-dependent enzyme apparently involved in regulation of cell wall biogenesis), which produces MIKFLDLQKITQKNSEEIKEAVNRVIDSGWYLLGNEVKEFETNFSSFCSVKHTIGVANGLDALRLILRAYIEQGVMQEGDEVIVPANTYIASLLAISENRLVPVLVEPDLSTYNIDPDKIEAAISSKTKAVMIVHLYGQCAYNEKIQTVCDKYQLKIIEDNAQAQGALYKGNPTGSLGDAAGTSFYPGKNLGALGDAGAVTTNNSSLADVVRTLANYGSKTKYVNEYLGLNSRLDELQSAVLSVKLKYLLTDTLRRRTIAQEYRRSINNPEVILPFVPHEEGHVWHLFVVRTEKRDELQEFLSQKGIQTLIHYPIPPHKQKAYADLNNLSFPVTEKIHKEVLSLPISPVMEDNEVERVIEAVNGFRK; this is translated from the coding sequence ATGATCAAGTTTTTAGATCTTCAGAAGATCACCCAAAAAAATAGTGAAGAAATCAAAGAGGCAGTTAATAGGGTAATTGACTCGGGATGGTATCTGTTAGGAAATGAAGTAAAGGAGTTTGAAACGAACTTTTCTTCTTTCTGTAGTGTGAAGCATACCATAGGTGTAGCAAATGGATTAGATGCTCTTAGGCTGATTTTACGTGCTTACATTGAACAAGGGGTAATGCAGGAGGGTGATGAGGTAATAGTACCGGCTAATACATATATAGCCTCCCTGCTGGCAATTTCCGAGAATAGATTGGTGCCTGTATTGGTAGAGCCTGACTTAAGTACATATAATATAGATCCTGATAAAATTGAAGCAGCAATTTCTTCAAAAACAAAGGCTGTGATGATTGTTCATCTATACGGACAATGTGCTTATAATGAAAAAATTCAGACAGTTTGTGATAAGTATCAGTTAAAAATTATTGAAGATAATGCTCAGGCACAAGGTGCCCTTTATAAGGGAAACCCAACGGGCTCTTTAGGAGATGCAGCAGGCACCAGCTTTTACCCTGGTAAGAATCTTGGCGCATTAGGAGATGCTGGTGCTGTTACAACAAATAATTCATCTTTGGCTGATGTAGTTAGAACATTAGCTAATTATGGTTCTAAAACCAAGTACGTAAATGAATATCTGGGCCTCAATAGCCGATTGGATGAACTACAGTCGGCTGTGCTCAGTGTAAAGCTTAAATACTTGCTAACCGATACCCTAAGAAGGAGAACCATCGCCCAGGAATATAGAAGATCAATTAATAATCCCGAGGTTATCTTACCATTTGTACCCCACGAAGAGGGGCATGTATGGCACTTATTTGTAGTAAGAACTGAAAAAAGAGATGAACTGCAGGAATTCCTATCACAGAAAGGCATTCAAACTTTGATCCATTATCCTATACCGCCTCATAAGCAAAAAGCTTATGCTGATCTCAACAATTTGTCTTTTCCAGTAACAGAAAAGATTCATAAGGAGGTATTAAGCTTGCCAATCAGCCCGGTAATGGAAGATAATGAAGTGGAAAGAGTGATAGAAGCAGTAAATGGCTTTCGGAAATAA
- a CDS encoding cell wall biogenesis glycosyltransferase-like protein: MISLVKGYTRKLIDNFLGKYEYRLLNNKHLAYYEDFAINILKEVERTMDNKEIESIVFSKDRAMQLHAFLASYIERVSNRGRMYILYKCTNQRHQKSYDQLKEGFAGEDFVFIEEKEFRKQLIDICEQSGAGKIMFYVDDMIFTHKIDYAVLGGINTAESILSLSRGKDMDFSIVLQKPLVLPPFTSEENNLERFSWNYLKEFSEWTYPLGVSGYMYGRIEVLAMLKSISFKAPNSLEISMQIYLPYYIRRSGLCTKFAACVCVHANLVQSEIENPTLGTYSIEELLILWEKGKRINIHEFYDTPISETQIKAYTFV, translated from the coding sequence ATGATTTCGCTTGTTAAAGGGTATACTCGTAAATTGATAGATAATTTCCTGGGAAAGTATGAATACAGGCTTTTGAATAATAAGCATTTAGCATATTATGAAGACTTTGCTATAAATATTTTGAAGGAAGTAGAAAGGACTATGGATAATAAAGAAATTGAATCTATAGTATTTTCTAAAGACCGGGCCATGCAGCTTCATGCTTTTTTAGCATCTTATATTGAAAGAGTCAGCAACAGAGGTAGAATGTACATCTTGTATAAATGTACAAACCAGCGACATCAAAAGAGTTATGATCAGTTAAAGGAGGGTTTTGCCGGGGAAGATTTTGTTTTTATTGAAGAGAAAGAATTCAGGAAACAGCTAATTGATATATGTGAGCAGTCAGGGGCCGGTAAGATCATGTTTTATGTAGATGACATGATATTCACGCATAAAATAGACTATGCTGTACTTGGTGGAATAAATACGGCAGAATCCATATTATCTCTAAGCAGAGGAAAAGATATGGATTTTAGCATTGTACTTCAAAAACCCTTAGTGCTGCCCCCTTTCACCAGCGAAGAGAACAATTTGGAGAGATTTAGCTGGAATTATTTAAAAGAATTCAGTGAATGGACCTATCCCTTGGGAGTATCGGGTTATATGTATGGCAGGATAGAGGTACTGGCAATGCTAAAGAGCATTTCTTTCAAGGCACCAAATTCACTTGAAATTTCCATGCAGATATATCTTCCTTATTATATCCGGCGAAGTGGCTTGTGTACAAAGTTTGCTGCTTGTGTGTGTGTACATGCCAATCTTGTCCAGTCAGAAATTGAAAATCCTACTTTAGGAACCTATTCAATAGAAGAGCTTTTGATTTTATGGGAAAAGGGTAAGAGAATAAATATTCATGAATTTTATGATACACCAATCAGTGAAACACAGATAAAAGCATATACTTTCGTCTAA